A window from Desulfobacteraceae bacterium encodes these proteins:
- the speE gene encoding polyamine aminopropyltransferase — protein MTDQRHLNLWVREEHKGILETHYRVEKTLFSEKSPFQQIDVVETAGLGRMLLNDGIVMLSERDEFVYHEMIAHVPLFVHPNPRRVLVIGGGDGGSVREILKHSTIQRVVMVEIDEAVVRACRTHLPSVSCALEDPRLELRIADGVEYVAQCRENFDLVIVDSTDPIGPARPLFNREFYEKAAALLGPDGILVSQAESPFYDPELQEPMLRNQRPFFARLHLYLFSTLTYPGGLWSFGFASKGPCPLADFNPRRVAAAGLKTRYYNPGVHRAAFMLPTFVGDSLAGLLDPLGWPEPASR, from the coding sequence ATGACCGACCAGCGCCATTTGAATCTCTGGGTCCGCGAGGAGCACAAAGGGATCCTGGAGACCCACTACCGGGTCGAAAAAACCCTTTTTTCGGAAAAAAGCCCCTTTCAGCAGATCGATGTGGTTGAAACCGCCGGACTGGGCAGAATGCTGCTCAACGACGGCATCGTGATGCTTTCCGAGCGCGACGAATTCGTCTATCATGAAATGATCGCGCACGTGCCGCTTTTCGTGCACCCCAACCCCCGGCGGGTGTTGGTGATCGGGGGCGGCGACGGCGGCAGTGTGCGCGAAATCCTGAAACACAGCACAATCCAGCGGGTGGTGATGGTGGAGATCGACGAAGCCGTGGTGCGGGCTTGCCGCACCCACCTGCCGTCAGTCAGCTGCGCCCTGGAGGATCCGCGGCTGGAGCTGCGCATCGCCGACGGGGTCGAATACGTGGCGCAGTGCCGTGAAAACTTCGATCTGGTGATCGTGGACTCCACCGACCCGATCGGACCCGCCAGGCCCCTGTTCAACCGCGAGTTTTACGAAAAAGCCGCCGCCCTGCTGGGTCCCGACGGCATCCTGGTCTCCCAGGCCGAAAGCCCCTTCTACGATCCCGAACTCCAGGAACCGATGCTTCGCAACCAGCGGCCCTTCTTTGCGCGGCTGCACCTCTACCTCTTCAGCACCCTGACCTACCCGGGCGGCCTCTGGAGTTTCGGGTTCGCCTCCAAGGGACCCTGTCCGCTGGCCGATTTCAACCCCCGGCGGGTGGCCGCCGCCGGTCTCAAGACCCGCTATTACAACCCCGGCGTCCACCGGGCGGCTTTCATGCTGCCCACCTTCGTGGGCGACAGCCTGGCCGGCCTGCTGGACCCCCTGGGGTGGCCTGAACCTGCGTCCCGTTGA
- a CDS encoding IMP cyclohydrolase: MAEDLKQMYRTIMDDNFPPRMEISFVADNGRQTLFYEKVSWVIEGVRKGLRYGENPGQEAALYKLVNGNLVLGETRTLQPGQHLASDIRLLQSGKHPGKTNLTDADNALNILRYLHQAPTAVIVKHNNPCGVAQAESLENAYLRAYMADRVAAFGGCIAVNRSLDRATAEAISNQYAEVVVAPDFEEGALEILARRKNLRVIQIGNIQRLQTFVGQRCVEFKSLIDGGLIAQWSFVSQVRTRADLKPAVCDHQGRTFRIQREPTDKEYDDMLFGWLVETGVSSNSVIYVKDRVTVGIGTGEQDRVGVAEIARDKAYRKLSDRYCFEQQGVAYNSLRDADIRQAIDARVAAEKGGLVGAAMISDAFFPFRDGVDVGLREGVRAVIQPGGSANDHQAIEACNEVGATMVFTGQRSFKH; encoded by the coding sequence ATGGCTGAGGACCTCAAACAGATGTACCGCACCATCATGGATGATAATTTCCCACCGCGCATGGAGATCAGCTTCGTCGCGGACAACGGGCGCCAGACCCTCTTCTACGAGAAGGTGTCGTGGGTCATCGAGGGGGTCCGCAAGGGCCTGCGCTACGGCGAAAACCCCGGCCAGGAGGCCGCCCTCTACAAACTGGTCAACGGCAACCTGGTGCTCGGCGAAACCCGCACGCTGCAGCCCGGACAGCATCTGGCCTCGGACATCCGTCTGCTGCAGTCGGGCAAGCACCCGGGCAAGACCAACCTGACCGATGCCGACAATGCCCTCAACATCCTGCGCTACCTGCACCAGGCGCCCACCGCGGTCATTGTCAAACACAACAACCCCTGCGGCGTGGCCCAGGCCGAGAGCTTGGAGAACGCCTATCTGCGGGCCTACATGGCCGACCGCGTGGCTGCCTTCGGCGGCTGCATCGCGGTCAACCGCAGCCTGGACCGGGCCACCGCCGAGGCCATCAGCAACCAGTACGCCGAGGTGGTGGTGGCCCCCGATTTCGAGGAGGGCGCCCTGGAGATTCTCGCCCGGCGCAAGAACCTGCGGGTGATCCAGATCGGCAACATTCAGCGCCTGCAGACCTTCGTCGGCCAGCGCTGCGTGGAGTTCAAGAGCCTGATCGACGGCGGCCTCATCGCCCAGTGGTCGTTCGTCTCCCAGGTGCGCACCCGGGCGGACCTCAAACCGGCGGTTTGCGACCACCAGGGGCGGACCTTTCGCATTCAACGGGAGCCCACCGATAAGGAATATGACGACATGCTTTTCGGCTGGCTGGTGGAAACCGGGGTGTCCTCCAACTCGGTGATCTACGTCAAGGATCGCGTGACGGTGGGGATCGGCACCGGCGAGCAGGACCGGGTGGGGGTGGCCGAGATCGCCCGCGACAAGGCCTATCGCAAACTCTCCGACCGCTACTGTTTCGAGCAGCAGGGGGTCGCCTACAACAGCCTGCGGGACGCTGACATCCGACAGGCCATCGATGCCCGGGTTGCCGCCGAGAAAGGCGGCCTGGTGGGCGCGGCCATGATCAGCGATGCCTTTTTCCCCTTCCGCGACGGGGTCGACGTGGGGCTGCGCGAAGGGGTGCGCGCGGTCATCCAGCCGGGCGGGTCCGCCAACGATCACCAGGCCATCGAGGCCTGCAACGAGGTCGGGGCCACCATGGTCTTCACCGGCCAGCGCAGTTTCAAACACTGA
- a CDS encoding UDP-N-acetylmuramoyl-L-alanyl-D-glutamate--2,6-diaminopimelate ligase, with protein MKLSRLLAAVALQAPLSETARPSDPEISAICYRSQAVTPGGLFVAIAGTRADGHAYIADAVARGAAAVVAERPAAVPVPVALVADSRRALADLAARFHGYPAERLVIVGITGTNGKTTTAYLLERILQQAGFSVGVIGTIAYRFGGQVRKAPVTTPESLDLQALLAEMVRSGVTHVVMEVSSHAIAMQRIAGCWLDVGVFTNLSQDHLDFHRDMQTYWEVKKTLFTQHLNTGPKRDRAVAVINANDPRGAALLRELNGHGLSVGSAATNRVHPRAVVHDPAGLHGEVLTPEGAIPFAARLVGHHNLENILCAVGTAVALGIPGGRIRAGIEALDSVPGRLEPVPDPSGRFVYVDYAHTPAALENVLQCLQPLARGRIICVFGCGGDRDPGKRPQMGEIAARMSDLTIVTSDNPRSENPARIIDQVLEGIRRADVQAYSPEELARGLGARGYAVEPDRRRAIRLAVAAARPGDTILIAGKGHETYQLLGARSIDFDDRAEARRALADAASSAREDRN; from the coding sequence ATGAAACTCTCCCGACTGCTGGCCGCCGTTGCCCTCCAGGCCCCGCTTTCGGAGACCGCAAGGCCTTCCGACCCGGAGATCAGCGCCATTTGCTACCGCTCACAGGCGGTAACCCCCGGCGGGCTTTTCGTGGCGATTGCAGGGACGCGCGCCGACGGCCACGCCTATATCGCCGATGCGGTTGCCCGCGGCGCGGCGGCCGTTGTGGCCGAGCGGCCCGCCGCGGTACCGGTCCCGGTGGCCCTTGTGGCCGACAGCCGTCGGGCGCTGGCGGACCTGGCCGCCCGCTTTCACGGCTACCCGGCCGAGCGCCTGGTGATCGTCGGCATCACCGGCACCAACGGCAAGACCACCACCGCCTACCTCCTGGAGCGCATCCTGCAGCAGGCCGGCTTCAGCGTCGGGGTGATCGGCACCATCGCCTACCGTTTCGGCGGCCAGGTCCGCAAGGCGCCTGTGACCACCCCGGAGTCGCTGGACCTTCAGGCCCTGCTGGCGGAGATGGTGCGCTCCGGTGTGACCCACGTGGTCATGGAGGTCTCCTCCCACGCCATCGCCATGCAGAGAATCGCCGGCTGCTGGCTGGATGTCGGGGTTTTCACCAACCTCAGTCAGGACCACCTGGATTTTCACCGCGACATGCAAACGTACTGGGAGGTCAAGAAAACCCTGTTCACCCAGCATCTGAACACCGGCCCCAAGCGCGACCGCGCCGTGGCCGTCATCAACGCCAACGACCCCCGTGGGGCCGCGCTGCTGCGGGAACTCAACGGCCACGGCCTGTCGGTGGGCAGCGCCGCCACTAACCGCGTCCACCCGCGCGCCGTCGTGCACGACCCCGCCGGGCTGCACGGCGAAGTGCTGACGCCGGAGGGCGCGATCCCCTTTGCCGCACGCCTCGTGGGCCACCACAACCTGGAAAACATCCTCTGCGCGGTTGGCACCGCCGTGGCGCTTGGCATCCCGGGCGGCAGGATCCGGGCCGGCATCGAAGCCCTGGATAGCGTGCCGGGACGGCTGGAGCCGGTGCCCGACCCGTCGGGCCGGTTCGTCTACGTGGACTATGCCCACACCCCGGCCGCCCTGGAAAACGTTCTGCAGTGCCTTCAGCCGCTGGCCCGCGGCCGCATCATCTGCGTCTTCGGCTGCGGCGGCGACCGGGACCCCGGCAAACGGCCTCAGATGGGGGAGATCGCCGCCCGGATGAGCGATCTGACCATCGTCACCTCGGACAACCCGCGTAGCGAAAACCCGGCGCGGATCATCGATCAGGTGCTGGAAGGCATCCGCCGCGCGGACGTCCAGGCATACAGCCCCGAGGAGTTGGCGCGCGGTTTGGGCGCCCGCGGCTACGCGGTGGAGCCCGACCGGCGGCGCGCCATCCGTCTGGCGGTTGCGGCCGCGCGCCCCGGCGACACGATCCTGATCGCCGGCAAAGGCCACGAAACCTATCAGCTCCTGGGCGCGCGCAGCATCGATTTCGACGACCGCGCCGAAGCCCGCCGGGCGCTGGCCGATGCGGCCAGCTCGGCCCGTGAGGACCGCAATTGA
- a CDS encoding S-adenosylmethionine decarboxylase proenzyme: MTAAIEHFEGPEKKLEIILNSPCPNLRANPDGRWERVVNASRSYIISSISTEGLDAYLLSESSLFVWEDRVLMITCGKTTLVNAVPEILRLTGRGNVARVFYERKNMLYPDQQSTRFEDDVARMAAFFSGRVHLLGSVSEDHVHLYSAGAGAPKASRQATLQVLMHDLAPAVQSLFSVRRAGSAARAEALCGLDRLYPDMARDSHLFSPHGYSVNAVAGTSYHTVHVTPQPQNSYASFETNRYEPDYSGTIRQVVSIFKPRRLMVLLTTASKTPGPQPLPFANLTLPGYRLTRSGRHDFDCGATVSISNHACA; the protein is encoded by the coding sequence TTGACAGCAGCCATAGAACATTTCGAGGGACCTGAAAAAAAGCTGGAAATCATTTTGAATTCCCCTTGTCCGAACCTTCGTGCCAACCCGGACGGCCGCTGGGAACGGGTCGTCAACGCCAGTCGCAGCTACATCATCAGCAGCATTTCCACCGAAGGTCTGGACGCCTACCTGCTCTCCGAATCCAGCTTGTTTGTCTGGGAGGACCGGGTTTTGATGATCACCTGCGGCAAAACCACCCTGGTGAACGCCGTTCCGGAAATACTGCGCCTGACCGGCAGGGGCAATGTGGCGCGGGTATTTTACGAACGCAAGAACATGCTCTACCCGGATCAGCAGTCCACCCGGTTCGAGGATGACGTCGCCCGCATGGCGGCCTTTTTCAGCGGCAGGGTGCACCTTCTCGGGTCGGTATCCGAAGATCACGTTCATCTTTATTCCGCCGGTGCCGGCGCCCCCAAGGCGTCACGGCAGGCGACGCTCCAGGTGCTGATGCATGACCTGGCCCCCGCGGTGCAGTCCCTTTTCTCCGTCCGCCGGGCCGGGTCCGCCGCGCGGGCGGAAGCCCTCTGCGGGTTGGATCGCCTCTATCCCGACATGGCCCGCGACAGCCATCTCTTTTCGCCCCACGGCTATTCCGTCAACGCGGTCGCCGGCACGAGCTATCACACAGTGCACGTCACCCCCCAGCCCCAGAATTCATACGCCAGCTTCGAAACCAACCGCTACGAGCCGGACTACAGCGGAACGATTCGCCAGGTGGTGTCGATCTTCAAGCCCCGCCGCCTGATGGTGCTCTTGACCACCGCCAGCAAAACCCCCGGCCCCCAGCCCCTGCCGTTCGCAAACCTCACCCTGCCGGGCTATCGGCTGACCCGCAGCGGCCGTCACGATTTCGATTGCGGTGCGACGGTCAGCATCAGCAACCACGCCTGCGCCTGA
- the mraZ gene encoding division/cell wall cluster transcriptional repressor MraZ, whose amino-acid sequence MFRGINFHNIDPKGRVSVPAKFREIARADGSNGFMVTRMDGCLLGYSFSEWLKLEQRVLETPIKDDFFRRFRRTFVGGASECPFDRQGRILLPPPQRIYAAIEKEVVFVGVTDHFEIWSREKWDEENEKMEKDLKREGARDQIAALGI is encoded by the coding sequence ATGTTTCGGGGAATCAATTTCCACAACATCGATCCCAAGGGGCGCGTCAGCGTGCCGGCCAAGTTCCGTGAAATCGCCCGTGCCGACGGCAGCAACGGTTTCATGGTGACCCGCATGGACGGCTGCCTCCTGGGCTATTCCTTCTCCGAGTGGCTGAAGCTGGAACAACGGGTCCTGGAAACCCCCATCAAAGATGATTTTTTCCGGCGCTTCCGGCGCACCTTTGTCGGCGGGGCCTCGGAATGCCCCTTTGACCGCCAGGGGCGCATCCTGCTGCCGCCCCCCCAAAGAATCTACGCCGCAATCGAAAAAGAGGTCGTCTTCGTCGGGGTGACCGACCACTTTGAAATCTGGTCGCGGGAAAAATGGGATGAGGAAAACGAAAAGATGGAGAAGGATCTGAAAAGGGAGGGTGCCCGCGACCAGATTGCCGCGCTGGGAATATAG
- a CDS encoding HD domain-containing protein yields MAPTASEHRNPPACDREDVPAVAGDPGAQGPEGGCEACREPADELSAVVRRFAEGHLRGTRGSHAWDHTLRVCRLGARIARLEGADLLVVTAAAYLHDIGRGRQDASCGRLCHALLGAELAAPLVARLPLSAVRRTNILHSIRAHRFRGDCRPRTLEARVLFDADKLDAIGAVGIARAYLFAGEIGARLHNGAADIARTRAYSREDTGYREYRLKLCRIRERMLTAAGRQLAEERHRFMEAFFDRFLLEYEGRG; encoded by the coding sequence GTGGCCCCCACCGCCTCCGAGCATCGAAACCCTCCGGCCTGCGACCGGGAAGACGTCCCTGCTGTGGCCGGAGATCCGGGCGCGCAGGGACCCGAGGGGGGTTGCGAAGCCTGCCGGGAGCCGGCCGATGAACTGAGCGCAGTGGTGCGGCGGTTTGCCGAGGGGCATTTGCGGGGCACCCGCGGCAGCCACGCCTGGGACCACACCCTGCGGGTCTGCCGGCTGGGCGCGCGGATTGCGCGCCTGGAGGGCGCTGACCTGCTGGTGGTGACGGCCGCCGCCTATCTGCACGACATCGGCCGGGGGCGCCAGGACGCCTCCTGCGGCAGGCTCTGCCACGCCCTTTTGGGCGCGGAGCTGGCGGCGCCCCTTGTGGCGCGTCTGCCGCTGAGCGCCGTGCGGCGGACGAATATCCTGCACAGCATCCGCGCGCACCGTTTCAGGGGCGATTGCCGGCCCCGAACCCTGGAGGCACGGGTGCTTTTCGACGCCGACAAGCTGGATGCCATCGGCGCGGTGGGAATTGCGCGCGCCTACCTGTTTGCCGGTGAAATCGGCGCCCGGCTGCACAACGGGGCGGCCGATATCGCCCGGACGCGCGCCTACTCGCGCGAGGATACCGGCTACCGGGAGTACCGGCTGAAGCTCTGCCGGATTCGGGAGCGGATGCTGACCGCCGCCGGTCGGCAGCTGGCCGAGGAGCGCCACCGTTTCATGGAAGCCTTTTTCGACCGTTTTTTGCTGGAATACGAAGGAAGGGGGTAG
- the rsmH gene encoding 16S rRNA (cytosine(1402)-N(4))-methyltransferase RsmH → MPYHHVPAMLAEVVALLDPAPGEIFVDGTLGGAGHARAILDKITPGGVLIGVDQDPEAVINARVVLQPYEGSYHLFHDNFANLPAILAELGICAVDGILLDLGIACHHLTASGRGFSFQRDEPLDMRMNPAAGGSAADLLNSADEKTLVRLFREYGEERYAPAVARRIVAERRNARIATSGQLARIVAAAIPRKSAASQKIHPATRVFMALRIAVNRELERLETFLAAAAGLLKPGGRLCILSFHSLEDRIVKHHFRQLARPCICPPDLPRCVCGRTPAVRIVTPRARRPTAAEIADNPMARSTRLRVVEKL, encoded by the coding sequence ATGCCGTATCACCACGTCCCCGCCATGCTCGCCGAGGTTGTCGCGCTCCTTGATCCCGCACCCGGGGAAATTTTTGTGGACGGCACCCTCGGCGGTGCGGGGCACGCCCGCGCGATTCTCGATAAAATCACACCCGGCGGGGTCTTGATCGGCGTCGACCAGGACCCCGAGGCGGTGATCAACGCCAGGGTCGTGCTGCAGCCCTATGAGGGCAGCTATCACCTGTTTCACGACAATTTTGCCAATCTGCCGGCGATTCTCGCCGAACTGGGCATCTGCGCGGTGGACGGCATCCTGCTCGACCTGGGCATCGCCTGTCATCACCTGACGGCCAGCGGCCGAGGGTTCAGCTTCCAGCGGGATGAACCGCTGGACATGCGCATGAACCCTGCCGCCGGCGGCAGCGCCGCGGATCTGCTGAATTCGGCGGATGAAAAAACCCTCGTCCGGCTCTTCAGGGAGTATGGCGAAGAGCGCTACGCCCCGGCGGTGGCCCGCAGGATCGTGGCAGAGCGCCGCAACGCCCGCATCGCTACAAGCGGCCAACTGGCGCGCATCGTGGCCGCCGCGATTCCCCGCAAGAGCGCCGCAAGCCAGAAAATCCACCCGGCCACGCGGGTTTTCATGGCGCTGCGGATCGCCGTCAACCGTGAGCTGGAACGGCTGGAGACCTTTTTGGCAGCCGCCGCCGGGCTGCTCAAGCCGGGGGGGCGCCTGTGCATCCTGTCCTTTCATTCCCTGGAGGACCGGATCGTCAAACACCATTTTCGGCAACTGGCCCGGCCCTGCATCTGCCCGCCGGACCTGCCGCGCTGCGTTTGCGGGCGCACACCGGCAGTCCGGATCGTGACCCCCAGGGCGCGGCGCCCGACGGCGGCCGAAATCGCAGACAACCCCATGGCCCGTAGCACCCGCCTGCGGGTTGTGGAAAAGCTGTAA
- a CDS encoding penicillin-binding protein 2: protein MAVFFTLLLTVIAAKAAYLQIYQGAWLARKAADQYEKSLVIEGRRGAIVDARHREMAVSIDVTSIAAYPRQLADAPAAAKALARALSLDYRQLQRKLASKRTFVWIKRQVTPKEAGAVRALDLVGVDFIPERSRFYPSKTLAAQALGFTGTDGHGLEGVEFFLDHELRGAAESYTLLRDARGKSFSGVSQWIDSHGGRNVVLTIDRTVQYLTERALQQAVDEFEGRSGIAIVMVPQTGAVLALAHYPFFNPNVFSAFDRDKWRNRAITDPFEPGSSMKMFLAAAAIESGRLTPNAIFFCENGKYRIGGNVVHDTHPHGWLSLQQIIKYSSNIGAVKIIESLGQKTLYETMRNFGFGTPTGIGCPGETAGLLAPYQRWTRIDTAAIAFGQGLSVSAVQLITAACAIANDGVLMKPFLVQAVTDRDGRLVKSFAPTEVRRVISTQSARQVRKILQTVTTKGGTGESAALEGFEVAGKTGTAQKVDERGRYAQGRYVASFLGFAPADDPKVAILVLVDEPRKAHYGGTVAAPAFRKIAHGTLNYLNVTPGSGAGRLTALRGTEAEG, encoded by the coding sequence ATGGCCGTTTTCTTTACGCTCTTGCTGACCGTCATCGCCGCCAAGGCCGCCTATCTCCAGATTTACCAAGGGGCCTGGCTGGCCCGCAAGGCCGCCGACCAGTACGAAAAATCGCTGGTCATCGAGGGGCGCCGGGGCGCCATCGTGGACGCCCGCCACCGTGAAATGGCGGTCAGCATCGATGTGACCTCGATTGCCGCCTACCCGCGTCAGCTGGCGGACGCGCCTGCCGCCGCCAAGGCTCTGGCACGCGCCCTGAGTCTCGACTACCGCCAGCTGCAGCGCAAACTCGCGTCCAAACGGACCTTTGTCTGGATCAAGCGCCAGGTGACCCCCAAGGAAGCCGGGGCGGTACGCGCGCTGGACCTTGTGGGGGTCGATTTCATCCCCGAGCGCAGCCGCTTCTACCCCAGCAAAACCCTGGCAGCCCAGGCGCTGGGCTTCACCGGGACCGACGGCCACGGCCTGGAGGGGGTGGAGTTTTTCCTGGACCACGAACTGCGTGGCGCCGCGGAGAGCTACACCCTGCTGAGAGATGCCCGCGGCAAGAGTTTCAGCGGCGTCAGCCAGTGGATCGACAGCCACGGCGGCCGCAACGTCGTGCTCACCATCGACCGCACCGTCCAGTATCTGACGGAGCGCGCCCTGCAGCAGGCCGTCGACGAGTTCGAGGGCCGCTCGGGGATTGCGATCGTGATGGTGCCCCAAACGGGGGCCGTGCTGGCGCTGGCGCATTACCCCTTTTTCAACCCGAATGTCTTCAGCGCCTTCGACCGCGACAAGTGGCGCAACCGGGCGATCACCGATCCCTTCGAACCGGGCTCGAGCATGAAGATGTTCCTGGCGGCGGCGGCGATCGAATCCGGCCGGCTGACCCCCAACGCGATCTTTTTCTGCGAAAACGGCAAGTACCGCATCGGGGGCAACGTGGTGCACGACACCCATCCCCACGGCTGGCTCTCCCTGCAGCAGATCATCAAGTATTCCAGCAATATCGGGGCGGTCAAGATCATTGAGAGCCTGGGCCAGAAGACTCTTTACGAGACGATGCGCAATTTCGGCTTCGGCACCCCGACGGGCATCGGTTGTCCCGGCGAGACCGCCGGTCTGCTGGCGCCCTACCAGCGCTGGACCCGGATCGATACCGCCGCCATCGCCTTTGGTCAGGGCCTCTCGGTTTCGGCCGTGCAGTTGATCACCGCGGCCTGCGCCATCGCAAACGACGGCGTGCTGATGAAGCCTTTTCTGGTTCAAGCCGTGACCGACCGGGACGGCCGCCTGGTCAAAAGTTTTGCACCCACCGAGGTGCGCCGGGTGATTTCGACCCAGAGCGCGCGGCAGGTCCGCAAGATCCTTCAAACCGTCACCACCAAAGGCGGAACCGGTGAAAGCGCCGCCCTGGAGGGGTTTGAAGTGGCCGGCAAAACCGGCACGGCCCAGAAGGTCGACGAACGCGGCCGCTACGCCCAGGGGCGCTATGTGGCGTCGTTTTTGGGCTTCGCCCCGGCCGACGACCCCAAGGTGGCCATCCTCGTGCTGGTTGACGAACCCCGCAAGGCCCACTACGGCGGTACGGTGGCAGCACCGGCCTTCCGTAAAATCGCTCACGGCACCCTGAACTACCTCAACGTCACCCCCGGCAGCGGCGCGGGGCGCCTGACCGCGCTGCGGGGAACCGAGGCCGAAGGATGA
- a CDS encoding septum formation initiator family protein — MAPAPPAPRNRRTAGTLSLWALMMVFFMGEVYFYTWCRVQCTQIGYEITRAADHYQRLQGIQSSLKIELERLKSPQRIARYAREKLGLEMPNRNQVIIMP; from the coding sequence TTGGCCCCAGCCCCCCCAGCCCCCCGAAACCGGCGCACCGCCGGAACCCTGAGCCTCTGGGCGCTGATGATGGTTTTCTTCATGGGGGAGGTATATTTCTATACCTGGTGCCGGGTGCAGTGCACCCAGATCGGCTATGAAATTACCCGGGCGGCCGATCACTACCAGCGCCTGCAAGGGATCCAGAGCAGCCTGAAAATCGAGCTGGAGCGGCTGAAGTCACCCCAGCGCATCGCCCGCTACGCCCGTGAAAAACTCGGGCTGGAAATGCCCAACCGCAACCAGGTCATCATTATGCCATGA